A segment of the Salmo trutta chromosome 3, fSalTru1.1, whole genome shotgun sequence genome:
acaatcacaaagactgGTGAAACcgttcagggtgtgacagaatgGGAGTAAGTGATGGAGTATGCAGGATGGAAAtaagtgtctctctgtgtgtgtacccATGTGCTGGTATTTTTGTGTAAGTAGGTACACATTGGTATGAGTGAGACTGATCATGCATGTGCGTGTCCCTGTATGTTTGCTGTTGGTGTGtagacctgtgtgtttgtgtgtaagcgTGTGTGCATGTCAAGCATGTTCCAAGGTTGTACATTTTGTTTAAAGTGTAATTATGCAGTTTGAACAGTAACAAAGGGGTCACACCACTACTGAGGGGTATCCTACAAAGCAGGTTTGACGAGTtagcgaggtaactttggtcaactctgagttcatCTCAGGATAGCCAGTCAAATGAAATTGTTCACCTTTTAACCAGGTAAATTTCTAATGCAacaaatccttcagaactaacttGCTCGGGGTCAGGCTAACTCACGGTGAACTCCACTTACCCTGTATGAAGTGACTGTGCtgcgagttgaggaccaatgaaatcagattcctTCCCTCATGCAAAGATTGCATCATCATCaccttcatttgaggaagacaattacttaaatattttattaatgacATTTCTAATCTCAATAATTTAATTGGATTACTTTCCATCACTtctggattactttcccctttaGGAGGCTTTGAGAAGAAGACAAAACGTATCCATCAAACGCACTTAGTGTGTCATCATactggtctctgacttgtggtcagactcgctcagttGGAACAAATGTtaacttttttcaatgctgaattgaatgtcattgagaaaacagataGGTGTTATTAATTTTTTGCAAACATCTGAACATttatgaatttaaaagtaatccaagaagtaatcattttgtttttaaaagtatctgtaatctgattacaatatttttggttgtaACATAACCGATTACATTTACCCGTTTTGACAtataatcagttactccccaaccctgtacaGAAGAGAACACGAACTTGACTCATGTGGACTGTATGAGCAAGCAtctgtaatgatctgtagggctTTGTAACATTTCCTTTGTTATTtatctaaataaaataatgtgtgCATTTGTATGAATGTGTGTATACCTGCATGCATGTGTTCATCAACAGTCATAAGGACCAGTCAAAATGAGTCAAACCTTGCTGGCCATTACAATATACTTTTGCTCTTTTGTTTTGCAGCAGTGTTGCTGGCATGTTTTGCACGCCCACGCTTGACAAGTGGTGAGCCGGTTCACAGTGGTTTAGCTCGTAGGCGTGGATTGTGGCGGGCCATCTCTGCACTTTGGACAGACCTCCGAGCTGTTTACTCACTACAGACCTGTCTTCGCTGCCTGTGTGGGTAGCCACAAGATGCACAGCTATGTTACGGTTGTGAGAGACTATGACAAACAAGCTAATTTTAGCAAACCTGTTAACTTGGGAGTTGTAGGGCCAGCTACACAGACATAGAATAAATCTTGGAGTGAACCTTGTTCTCACTTAGTACATATCTAACTTTTACCCTCAACAAGTCTTGATCTAATGTAAGTCTGTTTTTTCTTGAAGGCATACTTTTACAGAGTTAGTCAAAGTCCTCTAGGAGTACATGTAAAACATGTTGTTAATGCAGTGTTTAATGCAAACATATGAAAAACTGGTCATGAGGTACCTATACAGACCTGTTCATTGATGTATATGACATTGGCATGACATGTCTTACACTCAAGATGTGCTTTCAACTGATGTCTGCAGTGTGCTTGGCCTAAGTATGGACCATTTACACAGGGAGGCTGTTACAGAAACACTGAACACTGAAAAGCCCCACTTAGTTTCAGCTGCTTGGCCAGGGTGACATGTGTGCTGGGGGAGTGTGATTGGGTTAATCAGTAACTCTCTGAGACTCACCACCTTATTGTGACCTATTTTCAGACAGAGCTGTTTCTATGACTTACCGGATGTAGAGACAGGCTCCCTGTACAACAAAACTCTTTCCAAAGTGCCAGTCCTTTGTGCGTCcaaaaattgcaccctattcaaTTATTGTTGGATAGTGTTATAACATATGGGATTTTTGATGTTTTCAATTATTTCTGGCTTGTGGTTCATCTTCATGTTGAAAAGATTGAAGCACAGAGAGCAGAGGCTTTTTAGATGATCATGGTGATATTGATGATTATGAGGATGAGGATCATGATgatactgatgatgatgatgatgatcaaaaTGATGATGAACTAACATAGAATATGCTGTGAAAGAATGTCATTTTCTGAAATCAAGTCATTATTGCAAACATTGTTAAAGACACTCATAGTTTATGCTAATATGGGGgggcatttcatatttttttcaaccaacttttaacctaaatccaatgacatggtgacatttgttgttgatttcacgttgaattcacagtTAGTTGACagctcaaccaaatgtaaatccaaaCTACTCGTTGAACTAACCCAGTGGGTGAACCTGAATGTCTTTGTTGAGCCCCAATAAACCCCCCAATAGGTTTCAAAAGTCTTGCTGCTACTTTGTAGAATGTGAATGATATGCAGTTGTGTTTTGCCAAATGCAAACACACAAGTACAGTCAACATCATGTGGAGCTCTCAACAAAATAGAAATCCAGCAAATTATATACAATGGCACATAATTGTTGTTTGTTAGCTGGACTCAAACTCATGTGAGAATGTCTCTATGATATTTTCCACCCACAGTGCACTTGGTGTGAGAGCAGGTCTGTTACAGCAAGAGTAGCCTCTGTAGAATTCACACCTCTAACACCAAAACCACACTGATTTTCAAGTTTCCAGGCATCATTGTTTGTCTCTGGACATGTTTTGTGTTTGTTGGTTTCATTGCGGATGGCTAAAAGACCGCAGTGGAAAATGTTACAGCCCTCTCGTTCTGGAAGCCCTCCCTCCTTATTCAAGCCAAACACAGATAACCTCTTGGTCTTATTCCCCTGAATGTGACCCCTAACCATGTTCGCCATATCCACTGATGTAGCTACTTCTACCCATTATGAAGAATCACTTCGCTATAACTCCACGCTTGCAGGTATTCTCAAACAATAGGATATATTTGACTACAAGGTATTGGCTGAAGAGGGAGTTTGATTCTCCCCACTAGTCCACTCTACTGTTAGTTTTGACAATACTGAGTACAGTTTAGGTCAACACAGCAAGTTGAATCGCATGCACAAAGTCCAGTATGCATGAAGAATATGGTTGGCTGGATTCACTTGTACCTTTCTTTTCAAGTTTCAATTTATTTGAATTTTGAGGGGTCAAGCCTCTCACTACTTTTCCAGCTGATTCCTTTACACTTGCGTGTataaggtatttgttgtgaaattgttaggtttgattactcgttggatattactgtattgtcggaactagaagcacaagcatttcgctacactcgcattaacatctgctaaccatgtgtatgtgacaaagaaatacaatttgatttgatttgataaaacaGAATGAAACATTAGCTCATGTTAGTAAAGGCATATTTGATGATTTAATTGTTTAATGAGATACAACAGTGAAGGCTAACAAGATCAATTTAATTGGTTGCATAAACCATGACCAATAGACTACAGCGTTTTAGCAGTATGAATAGATTACACCTGAGAGAATAGTAAGATTCACCACATTGAGCTACGttttgactttgagactggtaaGATAGTTATGTCCTAAACTAGTGAAACAGCGACATCTGGTGAAAGACTACCAGAGCATCATCATGTAAAATGTTCCTTCCTGATGCTGTATCAATTGTAATGTCATTGACAGAAATGTGACCATGTTCACGTTACACCCCTCTGTTATGTCTTACATTGTAACATGTGCTTTGTATTGTTCCTTACTCATTGAATAACTACAAAAACACATCTACAGTCAAGATCAAGTTTCACTACTTTAGACAAGTAAGAGCTGTTATCATGACAGTGATCATGACAGTGAGCGGCTACATATTGTACACTGTCCTTTTAGCCATTTCTCATGGACTTGCACACCTTTCCCTTTAGTATTATCAAGTGATcaacactgtacagtacagtatcactGGTTTGCCGCTGTGAACACACCCACCAGACTTTTGATCCAAGGGTGTGAAGTTCCTCATGTCCTTAGAATGGAACAAGGTAAATATTAACAAAAGCAATCAAACCATAAACATGTGAAATGCTTGAGTTTTTTTTAGATAAATTCCCCTTGAACCACACCCTGTCTGTCAACTCCTGCAGCAAACATTGTATACTGCAGCCAGTGCCGAGTCACATCCCATTTCTGTAGTGTTGCCCTCCCATTCTGCTTCACAACacgaggacaccacagaagaagctaTTGGGTTAGCTAGACCAGAGAGTTGTACCAACAACACCAACATGACAATTCAATGGTGGGGCCTCCTACTGGACCTGTGGTTTCTTTTGGCCTGCCTACCATTTCACATCTCAGCTTTCAATCTGGACACGGACACAAAGCATGTTCTGAGGAAAAATGGTGATCCCGGAAGCCTGTTTGGATTCTCCCTGGCACTGCACTAACAACTGAATCCTGTCAATAAGAAACTGTGAGTTGACCTCTTGTAAGAAATGATTAACAGTGTCCCATACATACTATTATCTGACCTTGCTGGTCATATATTAACTTATTTGTGTGTCCTCTATCCTGTCTGATTACCCATCTGTCTGATATAAGTACACAATATGAACTGAGAAACAATCTGGGCTTAATGGCTACTCTTAATCTCTagccggtacagccagaagagaatGGGCCACCTCTCTGAGCatggttcctttctaggtttcatACTCAGttccttctagggagtttttcctggacTCTCTGTTTTCACGTCTGCTTTGCTTGCTCTTTAAAGGGTCTAGGCCGGAAAACTGTAAAGCACTTCAtgacaactgctgatgttaaaagggttttataaaataatattgattgattgattgatacaacTCAGACCAGCAGTGACAAAGTTGTTTTTAGTTTGAATATTTTATTGTAGAGCTGCAAGTGAATTTTACATCAATGTACAACATTCTGATTTATTTTTCCTAGATTGCTGGTTGGAGCACCACGTGCCAAGTCATTTATCAAAGCTGAAGTTACGGGAGGTATCTACCAGTGTGAGCTCAACACTGATTCTAAGAGCTGTGAGCGTGTCAAGCTTGACAACGATGGTTTGTTTATTTCCACTCACGTGTGATAGGTTTTTGTGTGTTTGATTGCTGTTAAGAAAATATGTGTGATTTTGTTAATGTGTGTTTAACATTAATGTGCGTGAACGCTAACTTTTGTGTTCGAAAACGAATGTTCCCCAGAGTTTCTTAAAAGCAATGATGTCAAAGACCAATGGATGGGTGTACGAGTGACAAGCCAAGGCCCTGGTCAAAGCGTTATGGTATGGTATATACTGTGTACTTTAATCTTTGAATTGCCATTTGTTGACAATAATAAACttatattgttttttgttttgttttgtaataaacttatatgtttttttgttttgtttttaattcaAGGAATTTAATTGACTCGGATAGGACAACATTTCAGGGTTTCAGTGAAGTTAGCAAAAGAGCACATTTTCATTTTAAATCAAACCCCTTTGTTTATGACTTAGAATTCCTTACGTCTGAGAGAATTTCTGTCATTCTCCCCACCACAGACATGCGCACATCGATACCAGGAGTGGAGCACCAATCCTGACACCCCTAACCTCGTATTCGGTCAGTGCTATATCCTGGGGGAGGATCTCCACAAGAGTGATGCCCATAGAATCTGGAGGAGGGTGATCTGTGATGACAGAAAACACATCAAGGATAAGCCTAAGAATCCTGATTGGTTCGGATACTGTCCACAAGGTCATTCTGCCGCCTTCGCCAAGGACAACACATCTCTGCTGTTTAGGGGCCCCGGAGCTTACCAGTGGAAAGGTACATGTTTTGAATTGGGAAATACGTTTAGAATGGGTTTCATCAtgttaataatggaaaaatttgATGCACTGAATTGTGATATGTATCTGATATGTATGAGACATGGtattcatatactgtatgtttgggaCATTCAAACACACTTGCAGTCAGTACACACTGCACTGATATTGGAGTGAGCTGTCGATGTCAATGCAACAAATCAGACCTAGTTTTGTCTTGAAAAGCCCCGACAGGTTGAAACATTTTGACAATCTCTATTATAGATTCTTTCTTTGAATTTTTACCTCGGATTTATGCCTGTTTAAGGACACTGGTGTCCACAGCATTTAATTAAAATTAATTCAAAACAACTTCATTTATTCCCAAGGGTCAATTATTCACATAATTCTCTTGTCCATCTGCCTGTCACAGGAATTGTGAGAATGGAGTCCCTAGACAACCTTGAAGTGTCAAATGAAGAGCTCGGTGAAACTGGGGATGTGGACAGACTTGACCGTGACCTCATCCCTCTCCTTAACAACAGTTATCTAGGTCAGTTTAGATGGATAGAGCTTTCTTCATCCTCTATTCAATCCATTCAGTCACACTGAAAGGAAAACACAGAAGTGCTTGGTTTTGTGGTAAATTTCATCAATACTCTTGTTCAGTTTATTATACTGTTGGTGTAAGTAATGCAGTAATGATGCTTTATTCTCTTAAAAATGTGAAGAATGGCATGTTTCgtatttattcatactatttatttatacattttgggAATTACATCTCCCTTTCCCATAGACTTGGACCCTTGTacataatttacattttagtaatttagcagacgctcttatccagagcgacttaattGACTCGGATGAGTGCATCCATTTTCAtactggttccccgtgggaatcaaacccacaaccctggtgttacaagcaccatgctctaacaactgagaAAAACGGCCCCCTGTTCATCGTGGTAGCACTGCGGTTGCTAACATTGAGTAATTGCTGTCTTTTTTCCAGGGTTCTCAATCGTCTCTGGAATGGCCCTCACCAAGAAGGGCCAGCTGACTATAGTGTCTGGGGAACCACGAGGCGGTTTCAGTGGGGAGGTGGCCTTTCTGAAGAAAGACCCATTGGCTGAAAGAAGTCTATCTGTGGAAAACATTCTTAAAGGCCCAGGCCTGGCCTCCTCCTTTGGCTATGACATATGGCTTTGGTTATGATTTCAGCCAGTAGCTTTGTCACAATTATCTCCCCTTCCTCCCGAAATGTGCATTGTTCACTTCCTTTCAatgatttgaaaggaaattacTGGTATACGAAATATGGTGGAAAATCTCACTAGCCGTGCCTCCACCAATTCAATGCtttaaagagattctccggtacaTTTTCCGGTACATTGTTCTGAAAGTGTGCCTAAGTCACATATCAGCAATGATGTGCACCacatcattgctctctctctcgctctgctgtttgtgcatc
Coding sequences within it:
- the LOC115169431 gene encoding integrin alpha-6-like, which translates into the protein MGVRVTSQGPGQSVMTCAHRYQEWSTNPDTPNLVFGQCYILGEDLHKSDAHRIWRRVICDDRKHIKDKPKNPDWFGYCPQGHSAAFAKDNTSLLFRGPGAYQWKGIVRMESLDNLEVSNEELGETGDVDRLDRDLIPLLNNSYLGFSIVSGMALTKKGQLTIVSGEPRGGFSGEVAFLKKDPLAERSLSVENILKGPGLASSFGYDIWLWL